AAAGGCCATTTCGTTGCCGACCCGGGCCAAGTCCCGGACATCGCGCTGCAGGTAGGTCTGCACGTAGGAGTTGAAAAAGAGATCCCGGTCCACCCCATCGTCCAGGGAAGGTCTCGGGAATCCCCCCCGCCAGATCAGGCGATACAGCTCCAAGAGCGGAAGATGACCGCCGCTGGCCAACCTGGACGCCAGCTCCTGGCTGCCGGGCAGAAACGGTCGCGCCCCCCGGCCGCTCCCCATGGCCTCCCGGCGGGAGAGGCCGAAGAGGGGCTCCAGCGCCACCCGACCCGCCAGGGACTCGGAGACCCCCCGCATGAGATGGAACGGCTGCGAGCCGGTCAGCCAGAAGAGCCCGGCCTGCCGTTCCCGGTCGGCGACGATCTTGAGGTAGGGCAAGAGCTCCGGGGCATACTGGATCTCGTCGATCAGGACCGGAGGCGGGAAACGCTGCAGGAAGAGGGCTGGATCCTCCTTGGCCAGGCGCCGAACCAGCGGGTCGTCCAGGGTGACGCAGGCCCTGCCGACTCCCCCCAGATGCGCCAGGAGCGTGGTCTTGCCCACCTGTCTGGCACCGGTGACCAGAACCACCGGAAACTGCTTGAAGGAGTGCCGATCCCCGAGCACGTCATAGGCGCCCTTGAGCCAGGATTGTTGCCAGCGGGGGAGCTTGTGCAGCTCGTCCAGCGCCAGCAGGCTGGCCGTCTCCTGCCAGCGCCGGCGCAGGATGTCCTGCCGGTCCTCGTCGAAATCCCAGTTGAGATCGCGGCCAGCCGGGTAGCTCTCCGCCAGGATGGCCTTGGCCAGG
This sequence is a window from Thermodesulfobacteriota bacterium. Protein-coding genes within it:
- a CDS encoding AAA family ATPase, producing MNWPYARHISLCPPGSGQADGSCRRLAPSGKTTLAKAILAESYPAGRDLNWDFDEDRQDILRRRWQETASLLALDELHKLPRWQQSWLKGAYDVLGDRHSFKQFPVVLVTGARQVGKTTLLAHLGGVGRACVTLDDPLVRRLAKEDPALFLQRFPPPVLIDEIQYAPELLPYLKIVADRERQAGLFWLTGSQPFHLMRGVSESLAGRVALEPLFGLSRREAMGSGRGARPFLPGSQELASRLASGGHLPLLELYRLIWRGGFPRPSLDDGVDRDLFFNSYVQTYLQRDVRDLARVGNEMAFLRFLRAAASRTGQLLNLTELARDADVAVNTAKSWLSILEASGIVHLLEPYHTSISKRLVTAPKVYSLDTGLCSYLTEWSSPETLEAGAMSGAILETWVVAELLKSYWHCGRQPPFYHYRDRDKKEIDLLLVADGILLHPLEIKKTASPGRSDVRHFQVLSGLGLPVGPGGLICLAEQALPIFAEVWSIPVAAL